In the genome of Trichoplusia ni isolate ovarian cell line Hi5 chromosome 27, tn1, whole genome shotgun sequence, one region contains:
- the LOC113505859 gene encoding cilia- and flagella-associated protein 157-like — MAPKKDKGKKDEDKAGTFNEVERTFLELQLAECNRKVARLRTALDEYELRNEELQASYDKLDEDRADIIAYLKKTLAVKNEENVELKEKVKGLEEIREIENERFKETTTELEKNFTIMKDQLTSENKLLAGKLNTLEEFRAIRDDLMKKFERQEEEFKDQEMKYKRIIYNSEKKFIIGKDKLKQEMEARLLQLAQDFQDATELRIAASTHRVIRENIAISNELDNILLTQSKVANQNKQFRDQMTRAIVSQELAEEERDKAISKSVIQVKIIDQLTAAFEEIKKEKCLYERRYFDFEKLEGKIRKLTKENENLALQVRVLEQNLHARLSDQNKAAVEACQMTKERDKLRKILKDAAFAIQAALKLDQWATEDAERDVMDRQVLLSHLLEIVSQYREVEQAESLGTIASFTKVYNEGDLGFVPKQQVAKKQVAPINALLSTATKDTPKGEVSPTGASLSRSSLGSVKTIPSIKVLPPTVQQAASPSIKDSLESFVATTPPSKSSEVVEEVEELDIEQQLAASKLEMQKSLMKDLAYSQITLKMSTTHVAMDKVKKKEVVATHADDQESKDEEMVTKQTAEAHSSDDDNSLDDDSHDDNSHDDDTNDDNTDEDTTSDTKPHVRLSGVEDGDSKDSATHVDESASDDGEKKKKSSK; from the coding sequence ATGGCACCTAAAAAAGACAAAGGCAAGAAAGATGAGGACAAAGCGGGAACATTCAATGAAGTTGAAAGGACGTTTTTGGAGCTTCAGTTGGCGGAGTGTAACAGGAAGGTGGCGAGGCTCAGGACTGCCTTAGATGAGTATGAACTCCGAAATGAAGAGCTGCAGGCATCGTACGACAAATTAGATGAAGATAGAGCTGATATTATCGCGTACTTGAAAAAAACACTTGCCgttaaaaatgaagaaaatgtcGAACTTAAAGAGAAAGTTAAAGGCCTCGAAGAAATTAGAGAGATTGAGAATGAGCGCTTTAAAGAAACTACGACAGAACTGGAAAAAAACTTTACTATTATGAAAGACCAGCTCACATcggaaaataaacttttagcAGGCAAACTTAACACATTAGAAGAGTTCAGGGCCATTAGAGATGACTTGATGAAAAAGTTTGAAAGGCAAGAAGAAGAATTTAAAGATCAAGAAATGAAGTACAAAAGAATCATTTATAATTCCGAAAAGAAATTCATAATAGGCAAAGATAAACTAAAACAAGAAATGGAAGCTCGGCTCCTGCAACTGGCTCAAGATTTTCAGGATGCTACAGAACTCAGAATTGCTGCGTCTACACATCGAGTTATCAGAGAAAATATAGCTATCAGCAACGAGCTAGATAATATACTTCTGACTCAGTCGAAAGTAGCTAATCAAAATAAGCAATTTAGGGACCAAATGACAAGGGCTATTGTTTCGCAAGAGTTAGCAGAGGAAGAAAGAGACAAAGCAATTTCCAAGAGTGTGATccaagtaaaaataattgaccAGCTAACTGCAGCTTTtgaggaaattaaaaaagaaaaatgtttgtacgAAAGGCGTTATTTTGATTTCGAAAAATTGGAAGGTAAAATACGAAAGCTCACAAAAGAGAACGAAAATCTTGCTCTACAAGTTCGTGTACTTGAACAAAATTTGCATGCTAGATTAAGCGATCAGAATAAAGCCGCTGTAGAAGCTTGTCAAATGACTAAAGAGCGTGACAAGCTAAGAAAAATTTTGAAAGATGCAGCCTTTGCCATTCAAGCGGCCTTGAAATTAGATCAATGGGCTACAGAAGACGCCGAACGCGACGTTATGGACAGACAAGTGTTACTGTCGCATTTGCTTGAAATTGTTTCTCAGTACCGAGAAGTCGAACAAGCAGAGTCCTTGGGTACAATTGCTTCATTCACTAAGGTTTACAACGAAGGTGACCTGGGCTTTGTACCTAAACAGCAAGTTGCGAAGAAGCAAGTGGCACCAATAAACGCGCTGTTATCGACGGCTACGAAAGATACTCCAAAAGGTGAAGTCAGTCCTACAGGTGCATCGTTGTCAAGATCTTCACTTGGAAGTGTGAAGACAATACCGAGTATTAAAGTGTTACCTCCTACGGTGCAACAAGCCGCATCTCCATCAATTAAAGACAGTCTAGAATCGTTTGTGGCTACAACGCCGCCTTCAAAATCGAGTGAAGTTGTCGAAGAAGTCGAGGAACTCGATATCGAACAACAGTTAGCTGCAAGTAAACTTGAAATGCAGAAATCGTTAATGAAGGATTTAGCTTACTctcaaataactttgaaaatgtcCACGACGCACGTTGCAATGGATAAAGTGAAAAAGAAGGAAGTCGTTGCAACACATGCCGACGATCAAGAGTCAAAGGATGAAGAAATGGTAACGAAACAAACAGCTGAAGCACATAGCAGTGATGACGATAACAGCCTCGACGATGACAGTCACGACGATAACAGTCACGACGATGACACTAATGACGATAACACTGACGAAGATACAACATCTGACACAAAGCCCCACGTGAGGCTCAGTGGAGTAGAAGACGGTGATTCAAAAGACTCCGCAACGCATGTTGATGAATCCGCATCTGACGATGgtgaaaaaaagaagaaaagttctaaatga
- the LOC113505858 gene encoding uncharacterized protein LOC113505858, translated as MSRAPLAALLRLLLIAGGAHFVNPYVSEDRVDLNQVWVEIPSTLVALGGDVHIRVHGASGTSLKVRIAREDDDGRALLATMPLALDAENRMTLPCGYFSRGGTYYLELISDKDTYLPDYDNTTELKRDDDSHTKIKRDVSEGSLMETGDSVVKSWKFDVLWPTANLDVTPEQIQTYPERQVMAILEFPRVVCTPIESSADFWLELLYCGHSSGGAVLCDGKNTSSHAHVLYSEQMHGFPGRRTMTLRCELFGQAGDYALTLRPAAAAGPQDLATSFIKADWSEQFVLNVHGGSVFPCGDGVRVLFQYPECVLEGADRVRVFGRDSDRLRYVAERRVRRGQHTASFDCRLFSERYPEYCFVYVSQAVTGAVADVRMDCLPTLPLSDGGAGGWGAWSAWSACPAPAHCSTRTRSRHRFCDSPPPAYGAKYCEGQAVELAACECAARPWAGDSSMVVAEVGARCRCGCVLHLAPAARLLAGSARACPSRSFWLLQAEEGLVVRLRMEAVRLPCAGQSLRARDGDSLGSPLLASWDGPDSTAVTSGDVETTTDGSGMMEIAGGRHILVELRSGDTSDKCAGGFLAHATQIEPIRNASAAWASVSGGLWWRSGGGARGAAVALAAAAALAALCLALHSAHRTRAYQRAADKESLTDSDACSASLELGGATTGSRSTLLSEVVGGGVSLRRLLPSGKTRHTRLRDSDRNSENVEQRDEEDAGSDNDGDANDNMSVASSDSVASQATVTPETVSSSSAPVTGNIPPSPLRRSHTVSVTNVAVPQISSPPQQSTSDSMAVEMSTSVSSMSERDSCSEKDRDSMWDKDRSESRASSSTSAATLTNGWYSPALSGVSAARIRDNPKHTKESCNRRLLKSDLSLTSHPEMEIDYYDYEVNNAGSVPGSYLGMDPAFLVWIPPLEDGDILKELDENNAPIYEEVLPKDLRPDPGSNTESPEDRPVPSGLKRNPDNRTNRSNESIKSIRKVIEKGNIIHPLNFSISDLQNSPKLSKRNKKKKAESPVTIQMKDLTLTRSPVKVHRKEVRSEYDTSTLKRVHESKEKDADTLKRSDFADIRFADENSDSSNEIKFADDSPDSNRIVDKYNVKT; from the exons GCGGTGCCCACTTTGTAAATCCATACGTGAGTGAAGATCGTGTTGATCTAAACCAAGTATGGGTGGAGATACCTTCAACGCTGGTGGCGTTAGGGGGCGACGTGCACATCCGCGTGCACGGCGCCTCCGGCACCAGCCTCAAGGTCCGCATCGCTCGCGAAGACGACGACGGCCGAGCCCTCCTCGCTACCATGCCACTAGCGCTGGACGCCGAGAACCGCATGACACTACCCTGCGGCTACTTCTCAAGAGGAGGCACTTACTACCTCGAACTCATATCTGATAAGGATACATACTTACCCGATTACGATAATACTACAGAATTAAAACGTGATGATGATTCTCATACGAAAATAAAGAGAGACGTTAGTGAAGGCAGTCTGATGGAGACAGGGGATAGCGTGGTGAAGTCATGGAAGTTTGACGTGTTGTGGCCTACAGCAAACCTGGATGTTACTCCAGAACAGATTCAGACGTACCCTGAGAGGCAGGTGATGGCTATATTGGAGTTTCCGAGGGTGGTGTGCACTCCTATAGAGTCGAGTGCAGATTTCTGGCTGGAGTTGCTCTACTGTGGGCATTCGAGTGGAGGGGCTGTGCTGTGTGACGGAAAGAACACCAGCTCACATGCGCATGTCCTGTATTCCGAACAG ATGCATGGCTTCCCGGGTCGTCGCACGATGACGCTGCGTTGCGAGCTGTTCGGCCAGGCGGGGGATTACGCGCTCACACTGAGGCCGGCCGCAGCAGCCGGCCCGCAAGACCTCGCTACGTCCTTCATCAAG GCGGACTGGTCGGAGCAGTTCGTATTGAACGTCCACGGCGGCTCCGTCTTTCCCTGCGGCGACGGAGTCAGGGTGCTGTTCCAGTACCCTGAGTGCGTGCTGGAGGGGGCCGACAGGGTCCGGGTCTTCGGCAGAGACTCCGACAGGCTGCGGTACGTCGCCGAGAGGAGGGTGCGCAG AGGCCAGCACACAGCGTCCTTCGACTGTCGCTTGTTCAGCGAGCGCTACCCGGAGTACTGCTTCGTGTATGTTTCACAAGCCGTCACTGGCGCAGTCGCTGACGTGAGGATGGACTGTCTGCCAACACTGCCACTATCAG ATGGCGGTGCTGGTGGTTGGGGTGCGTGGTCCGCGTGGTCAGCATGCCCGGCACCAGCGCACTGCTCCACGCGCACACGCAGCCGACATCGGTTCTGCGACTCCCCACCGCCGGCGTATGGGGCGAAGTACTGCGAA GGTCAGGCAGTGGAGCTGGCGGCTTGTGAGTGTGCCGCTCGACCCTGGGCCGGAGATTCTTCAATGGTGGTGGCTGAAGTCGGTGCCAGGTGTAGATGTGGCTGCGTGCTGCACCTAGCACCCGCTGCGAGACTATTAGCTGGCTCAGCGAGGGCTTGCCCTTCCAGATCATTCTGGTTACTTCag GCTGAAGAAGGCCTTGTGGTTCGTCTGCGTATGGAAGCAGTTCGTCTACCTTGTGCAGGCCAGTCGCTGAGAGCTCGTGATGGAGATTCTTTGGGATCCCCACTCCTAGCTTCCTGGGATGGACCTGATAGTACTGCCGTG ACTTCTGGTGACGTGGAGACCACGACCGACGGTAGCGGTATGATGGAGATAGCAGGAGGACGCCACATCCTCGTAGAGCTGCGTTCTGGAGACACCAGCGACAAGTGTGCTGGAGGATTCCTGGCGCACGCCACGCAAATTG agCCCATACGTAACGCATCGGCGGCATGGGCGTCAGTGAGCGGTGGTCTGTGGTGGCGCAGTGGTGGTGGCGCTCGCGGGGCCGCTGTTGCTCTTGCAGCCGCCGCAGCGCTGGCCGCGCTCTGCCTCGCGCTGCACTCAGCACACCGAACCAGGGCTTACCAGCGAGCTGCCGATAAGGAGTCACTTACCGACAGTGATG CATGTTCAGCGTCTTTGGAACTGGGGGGAGCAACGACTGGTTCCCGCAGTACTTTGCTATCAGAAGTGGTCGGCGGTGGAGTGTCGCTGCGAAGGCTTTTACCTTCGGGGAAGACTAGACACACCAGGCTCAGGGACTCCGACAGGAACTCCGAGAATGTAGAGCAGAG GGATGAAGAAGACGCCGGCTCAGATAACGATGGAGACGCTAACGATAACATGAGCGTGGCCAGTAGCGACAGCGTGGCTAGCCAAGCTACCGTGACCCCTGAAACAGTATCGTCGAGCAGTGCCCCGGTCACTGGCAACATACCGCCCTCGCCTCTACGAAGGTCACATACTGTATCAGTGACGAATGTAGCTGTGCCACAG ATCTCGTCGCCACCCCAGCAGTCGACAAGTGATTCCATGGCTGTGGAAATGAGCACCAGCGTCAGCAGCATGAGTGAGAGAGACAGCTGTAGCGAGAAAGACAGGGACAGCATGTGGGACAAGGATCGTAGTGAGAGCCGAGCATCGTCGTCAACGTCGGCAGCTACGCTTACCAAC GGTTGGTACTCACCTGCACTCAGCGGCGTGTCAGCGGCCAGGATACGCGACAACCCCAAACACACCAAAGAGTCCTGCAACCGACGTCTCCTGAAGTCCGATCTCAGTCTCACATCACACCCAGAAATGGAAATCGACTACTATGATTACGAAGTTAACAACGCTG GTTCAGTTCCTGGCTCTTATTTGGGAATGGATCCTGCTTTCCTCGTGTGGATCCCACCACTTGAAGATGGTGACATTTTGAAAGAGCTAGATGAGAACAACGCGCCCATTTATGAG GAGGTTCTGCCAAAAGATCTTCGCCCAGATCCTGGTAGCAACACGGAGTCCCCTGAAGACAGGCCAGTACCCAGCGGCTTGAAGAGAAACCCAGACAACCGCACCAACAGATCTAACGAATCCATCAAGTCGATTCGCAAAGTCATCGAAAAGGGGAACATAATACACCCGCTCAACTTCAGTATCAGTGACTTGCAAAATTCACCCAAATTGTCAAAGAGAAATAAGAAGAAGAAGGCTGAAAGTCCTGTGACGATACAAATGAAAGATTTGACCCTAACTCGGTCTCCGGTCAAGGTTCACAGAAAAGAGGTTCGAAGTGAATATGACACGTCAACTTTAAAAAGAGTGCACGAGTCGAAAGAAAAAGATGCCGATACACTAAAAAGGAGTGACTTCGCCGATATAAGATTTGCAGATGAAAATTCAGATTcgtcaaatgaaataaaatttgcagATGATTCACCAGATAGCAATAGGATTGttgataaatataatgttaaaacgTAA
- the LOC113505860 gene encoding cilia- and flagella-associated protein 157-like, translated as MPPKKEKKKDDEIKGVFSEVEKALYELQLADCNRKVARLRSAVTDYEVRNEELQKAYDKLDEDRADIIAYLKKTLNIKNEENIELKEKVRGLEELREIETAQFKETVTELEKNFTTMKDQLTSENKLLAGKLNTLEEFRAIRDDLMRKFDRQEHSFEEQEMKYKRMLYEAEKKFVIGKDKLKREMEGRLLQLAQEFQDASEMRIAASTHRVIRENIALNNQLDSLLQTQAKVAEQNDKFREDERAARNAKEVAEEERDKAINKSIVQLKVIDQLTAAFQDVKKQKALYDKKQFDNEKLQAKMEKLTTDNENLLLRVRILEQNLHASLGEQNKSVVETAKLLREIEKYKKILKDSAFAVQAALKLDHWSTLDPTREILEREIVLKKILKVINQYRDAFRAESMESLISLSKIYEKGDLGFTPKPVSRRSMLSAGGLLAASLESVEDKRSVGSEKSSSTSLASVKTVPSIELVPVEDQELESPKESLPSFTITSLHSSEQDESEGEEPLEDMNDIEKMLAISKAEMQKSLMRDLAMSQVAMQSQLHLSISDERRKSSHMRITSDKHGEETFKKEKAEDEETGKKEAEDTSKKDAADTGEEQISSDQTEGSNGPSDQSDVSKPEDGEERQGESADSKSGEEKGGTE; from the coding sequence ATGCcacctaaaaaagaaaaaaagaaggaTGATGAAATTAAAGGGGTTTTCTCGGAGGTGGAAAAAGCCTTGTATGAATTGCAGTTGGCTGACTGCAATAGGAAAGTAGCACGGCTCAGATCTGCAGTCACTGATTACGAAGTTCGTAATGAAGAACTGCAAAAAGCGTACGATAAACTCGACGAGGACAGAGCCGATATTATCgcctatttgaaaaaaacacttaatatCAAGAATGAGGAAAATATAGAGCTGAAGGAGAAAGTAAGAGGTCTTGAGGAACTAAGAGAAATCGAAACAGCTCAGTTTAAAGAAACAGTTACAGAACTAGAAAAGAACTTCACTACTATGAAAGATCAACTGACTTCTGAAAATAAACTACTAGCTGGGAAACTGAATACGCTTGAAGAGTTTAGAGCAATAAGAGACGATCTAATGAGGAAATTTGATAGACAAGAACATTCTTTTGAAGAGCaggaaatgaaatataaaagaatgcTTTACGAGGCTGAAAAAAAGTTTGTGATTGGCAAAGATAAGTTGAAACGAGAAATGGAAGGAAGGCTTTTACAATTAGCTCAGGAGTTTCAAGATGCCAGTGAAATGAGGATTGCGGCTTCAACACATCGAGTAATTCGCGAAAACATAgctttaaataatcaattagaTAGTTTATTGCAGACACAAGCAAAGGTTGCTGAGCAAAATGATAAGTTTAGAGAGGATGAACGAGCAGCTCGTAATGCAAAGGAAGTAGCTGAAGAAGAACGAGACAAAGCAATCAATAAAAGTATCGTACAACTTAAAGTAATAGATCAATTGACGGCAGCTTTCCAAGATGTGAAGAAACAAAAAGCTTTATATGATAAGAAACAGTTTGATAATGAAAAACTGCAAGCGAAGATGGAAAAACTTACAACAGACAATGAAAATCTTTTACTGCGAGTCCGCATACTGGAACAAAACTTACACGCGTCCTTAGGAGAGCAAAACAAATCTGTAGTAGAAACTGCTAAGCTACTcagagaaatagaaaaatataagaagATATTAAAAGACTCCGCGTTTGCCGTACAAGCTGCGTTGAAACTAGATCACTGGTCTACATTGGATCCTACGAGAGAAATACTGGAAAGAGAAATTGTTTTGAAGAAGATTcttaaagttataaatcaatATCGTGACGCATTTAGAGCGGAATCTATGGAATCTTTAATTTCCCTCAGTAAAATATATGAGAAAGGTGATCTTGGTTTTACACCAAAGCCTGTTTCTAGAAGATCCATGCTATCTGCAGGAGGTTTGTTGGCGGCATCATTAGAGTCAGTTGAAGACAAACGCAGTGTTGGTAGTGAAAAGAGTAGTTCTACATCGCTGGCCAGTGTCAAGACCGTACCTAGCATTGAGCTGGTACCTGTTGAAGATCAAGAGTTAGAGTCTCCTAAAGAAAGTCTGCCATCTTTCACCATAACATCATTGCATTCGAGTGAACAAGATGAATCGGAGGGTGAAGAGCCTCTTGAGGATATGAATGACATTGAGAAGATGCTAGCCATAAGTAAGGCAGAAATGCAAAAGTCGCTTATGCGAGATTTAGCTATGTCTCAAGTGGCAATGCAATCGCAATTGCATTTGAGTATTAGTGATGAACGAAGAAAATCGTCGCATATGCGAATTACAAGTGATAAGCACGgtgaagaaacatttaaaaaggaGAAAGCAGAGGATGAAGAAACTGGTAAAAAGGAGGCTGAAGACACTAGTAAAAAGGACGCAGCAGATACCGGAGAAGAACAAATATCCAGTGACCAAACGGAGGGATCCAATGGTCCATCTGATCAATCTGATGTTAGTAAACCAGAAGATGGAGAAGAAAGGCAAGGAGAATCTGCAGATTCGAAATCTGGAGAAGAAAAAGGTGGCAcagaataa